The Struthio camelus isolate bStrCam1 chromosome 32, bStrCam1.hap1, whole genome shotgun sequence nucleotide sequence GGCCTCTCGCGGCGGTCCTGCCGGTGGTCGCCCCTGCGGAGAGAGCGGCGCGTTAGCGGCGGCCATCGGTAGGGCTCAGAGTTAACAGCACCCACCCCCAGGGCCCAGTATTCACCCCTGACCCTCAGTAGGGTCCAGAGTTAACAGCACCCACCCCCAGGGCCCAGTATTCACCCCTGACCCTCAGTAGGGTCCAGAGTTAACAGCACCCACCCCCAGGGCCCAGCTTTCCCCACCGACCCTCAGTAGGATCCAGAGTTAACAGCACCCACCCCCAGGGCCCAGCTTTCCCCACCGACCCTCAGTAGAGTCCAGAGTTAACAGCACCCACCAAGGCCCAGCTTTCCCCACTGACCCTCAGTAGGACCCAGAGTTAACAGCACCAAGGCCCAGCTTTTCCCACCGACCCTCAGTAGGACCCAGAGTTAACAGCACCCACCAAGGCCCAGCTTTTCCCGACCCTCAGTAGGACCCAGAGTTAACAGCACCAAGGCCCAGCTTTTCCCACCGACCCTCAGTAGGATCCAGAGTTAACAGCACCCAAGGCCCAGCTTTTCCCACCGACCCTCAGTAGGATCCAGAGTTAACAGCACCCACTAGAGCCCAGCTTTCCCACCGACCCTCAGTAGGATCCAGAGTTAACAGCACCCACTAGAGCccagcttttcccactgaccCTCAGTAGGGTCCAGAGTTAACAGCACCCACCCCCAGGGCCCAGCTTTTCCCACCGACCCTCAGTAGGACCCAGAGTTAACAGTTAACCACCCCTGCAAACCAGCTCTTAACTCTGACCATCAGTAGGGTGCAATGTTAACAGCCCCAGCATCAGCGATTCCCAGTAGGCTTCAGAGTTAACAGCCCCAGCTGCGAGGGAGGTTCAGGACAACACTGtcctcttccccccccaaccccctcagCACTAGGCTTCAGAGTAAACAGCGCCTGCAGCGGGTTTCAGAGTTAACAGGCTCAAGCCTGCAGGGGCTGTAGGTGCCTCACAGCCTTACTGCCACCATTAGGCTCAAGAGTAAACACAGCCTGACGGCCTCAACTTCCGCTGCGGAAGGAAGGAACCGTGTTAACTCTGGAGCCTACtgccaacagcagcagcaccccCACAGGGCGCATGAGCTGAAAGCCCTTCCCCACCGCTGACGCCTCTCAGAGCAAACAGCCCTGAGGAAGGAACAGTGTTGACTCTGGCGCCTACCGACAACCCTCCCACCACTAGTACCGCGTTATCCGCCCCACCTGCAGCCCCCAGGGCAAACAGGGCCCCAAAGCCCCGCTGCCAGCGGCGGGTTCCAAAACTAAAAGCCTGAACACCGCAACTGCCTGCAACAGGGGCTTACGGCGCAGCGTTAACTCTGGAGCCCActgatagcagcagcagcagcacgtgGTTTCCAAGGGAACGCCCAAGCGCTGCAGTCTGTTAGCAGCTCCCACAAGCAGCAGGACCCCTTAGAAGCCTGTTTAGaggcagcagtgctggctgcaCCTTTCAGTAGGCTTCAGAGTTAACAGTCCCAAGGCCAAGCGTTACCGGTAGGATCCACAATTACAGAGCCCAACCCCACAGCACCTATAGGGGCCAGAGCTACCAGGGACTCGCCGGGCTGCCTTCACCAGCTCCAACACGAGCACGCACCAAACGCCCCAGCAGCCTAGTCACTGCAGTGTTAACTCTGGAGCCTACCGATAACACAGCACCCAAGACGTTCCTGAACCACCAACTCCGGAAGCCTCTTGGAAAGCTGCTGTCTCCGTAGGGCTCAGAGTTACCGgcacccccgccgcccccagagCGCGCCCTGATCTCAGCCAGCATTTACTCACACAGCATTCACTCTGGAACCTACTGACAACAGAAAGCCCAGGGGTCGCGCCCCCCCCAGCAGCTGCCTCACCTGGAATCCATCTTGCCCGGCCCGAATCCGCCTCGGTCTCCGCCTCTGCCTCCGCGGAAGCCGCCCCGgtctccgccgcggccgccccggaagCCTCCGCGGTCgaagccgccccggccgccgcgccgctcctcaCCGaagcctccgccgccgccgcctgggcgagggagggggaggggagagagtgaGGCTGCGGCCAAGCGtgaccccccccgccacccccccaggCCCCGAGTATTTACCCATGTGGgtcccgccccggccgccccccgggtatttaccCATGTGGGGCCCGCCGGGGCCGTCGGGTTTGGGGGCTTTACACTGGTTGCACTCGTTGCGCCACGAGAAGTTCATGTTTTCGCACGCCCTGGAAGACACCGCAGGTCACGCCCcgcccccacgtcccccccccgccccacgtcccccccccaaccccccccccactcacgGGTTGGGGCACTTCCAGTCGCCGGCCCGCTgctggcccccgccgccgctggggAAGCCGCCCCGGTTgcccccgccggagccgccgctgccgccgccgaaGCCGCCGCGGCCcatggggcctggggggggggggggagaggtggtgggtcggtggggggggagggacaggATTGGGGGGcgccccccaacgccccccagcCAGCCCGACCCCCAAGCGCTCTCCTAcctccccggccgcggccgccccggcccccgccgcccccgcggttGAAGTCGGCCCGGCGGGTGGCGAACGACACCTTGATGGGGTTGCCCGAAAACTCCTTCCctgcgcggggggaggggaggggggcgaaaaaaaacaacaacaccgCGACCGGCGTCAAAAAAGGGGGGCGATTTGGGGTCTCGAGGGGAGAGGCCTctccggggcccaggcgtccggcacctACCGTCAAACCAGTCGATGGCGGCCTTGGCCGAGGGGGGGTCGTCGAAGGAGACGGTGGCCTCGCCCTTGAGCTTGCCCGTCTCGCGGTCCGTGTACAGGTTGATCATGGGCTGCCCCGTCTTCTTGTTGGTCTGCAGGGGGGGACAGAGGCGCCGCGTGAGGCgcgcacacgccaagcacacgccaagcacacgccaagcacacgccaagctcTTGCCTTGATGATGCCGATCTGCTTGAAGTAGTCGGCCACCGACTCGATGGTGACGTTCTCGCCCAGGCCCTGCACGAAGATGGTGTTGTTGTCCGAGTTGTCCTGCTCGCCTGCGCCCGGAGGGGGGGAAAGCTCGTTAGCGCCGCCCGCTCGTTAGCGCCGCCCGCTCGttcgcccccccgccgccgcctcttaCCAGGATCATGCCGCGGCCCTTGGTCCCGGGGTCCTTCCGGCACATGCAAAATTAAAGAGAGCGTGGCtgagcggggggccggcggccgccgcgacacagcattcagaaaaaaaggctttttcccagtttttttcttaaactctccctttttttttttttccgctttcCGGAAGTAAAAAACACACCGGTCCCCGAAGGAGGGGatggggccgggcgccggcgccgctCCGGGTTCACGCGCACACCGGCTCGGcgcgccccggccttccccgcccTCGGGGCAAAACGCCGTCCTTCGTCCTTTTTTAACAATTCTTTAAAACAATTCTTTTAAACGTTGGAGGAACCGTTACCGTACCaaagtccacttttttttttttgcacaagacCCAAAATTCGAGCTCggggcgggtttttttttttttcctttttctcctcccctgcccGTAACCAAAGTTCTCCAACCTCTCGTTTTTCCGACCACATGCAACCGTTTGGGGAAAAACCGTTccgtttgggttttttgttttgcttttaaaaccccCAAAAGCACCAGGCAACGTCAACGTTTCGCTTTCCCCCTCCGGCTCGTGCGTTCTCGTTCCAAAACCAGACGCATTTCACCACGTAGCGGGTTTTTGGGTTTTTGCGCTAGagtttggttttttgggggggttttttcaccctttttttgGTCATAAAAGCGACACCCGAGAGGGAGACGTTCGACACCACCTCCGCACAACGCTCCTCGGCACGGCTTTACCGTCGCTCCCGTAGGTCACAACCTGACAAAcggtggctttttttttgtgtgtttgtttttttttttttcctctttcccttttcaactcaaaaaaccaaaaacacccgGTCCGGCATACAAACgacactgttttttttctggagaaaaaaataaatcattaaatatagagacactttttttttttttcggttcaAGTTTTGAACTCTTTGGACTTACCACCGAATTTATTGAAGCCACCACGCTCACCACCGCTGAGAAGATAAATTAGAAGataatgaagctttttttttttttttccacggcTACCGTTTTGCCGCTAAGCGGCCTCGTTTTCGAGGGCCAAGCAAGGCGTGAGGGgggggctcctcctcctccctgaccGCTCTCtgcctgggggccggggcgggaacCCCCCCCGGCTCTAACACCACGGGGTCTCGGTCCGCCGGCGGAAGCTCCCGGAGATCTTGGACGCAGCGGAGGCGGCAACGGCGGCTGCCCTCGGAGGCCGttcggggacggggggggggacaggatttggggacgggggggggcttGGAAAGCGGTCACAAAACCCATGTTTTTTGCGCTTTTTCAGCACGCTCACGCCTAGGGGCTTCCCTAGCGTAAACTTTTCCGACTCTTtccgtttgcttttttttttttaaacactcatttttttgttttgtttttttttttctcccttcctcactcTTAACCTAAAATGCGGAAGGCGGAGAATTGATAAAGTTTCATTGCCTCTCCCACCTGTAGCACATAAAACGCAGAGTTTGTTAACAGATCACAAGTAGCGGCAAACAGCAGACAAACAAGCATCAACAAACCGGCACGCCCCCCGATACTCACCTGGCCGCGCGTCCCTCCTCAAACCGCTCTgggcctttttgttttttgctgctttAGGGGGCAGTTtcctggggt carries:
- the FUS gene encoding RNA-binding protein FUS isoform X2; this translates as MASNDYSQTATQSYGAYPTPPGQGYSQQSSQPYGQQSYSGYSQSTDTSGYGQNSYSSSYGQTQSTGYSTQSTPQAYGTSSGYGGSQSSQTSYGQPSSYPSYSQPPAASSSTGSYGSGSQSSSYGQPPSSGYGQQSSYSSQQQSSYSQQPSYNPPQSYSQQNQYSGGGGGGGGSGSSSYGQEQSSMSGGGGGGGGYQEQSGYGGGQQDRSRGRGGYGRGGYDRGGRGGRGGRGGNLGGGERGGFNKFGGPRDQGPRHDPGEQDNSDNNTIFVQGLGENVTIESVADYFKQIGIIKTNKKTGQPMINLYTDRETGKLKGEATVSFDDPPSAKAAIDWFDGKEFSGNPIKVSFATRRADFNRGGGGGRGGRGRGGPMGRGGFGGGSGGSGGGNRGGFPSGGGGQQRAGDWKCPNPACENMNFSWRNECNQCKAPKPDGPGGPHMGGGGGGFGEERRGGRGGFDRGGFRGGRGGDRGGFRGGRGGDRGGFGPGKMDSRGDHRQDRRERPY
- the FUS gene encoding RNA-binding protein FUS isoform X1 encodes the protein MASNDYSQTATQSYGAYPTPPGQGYSQQSSQPYGQQSYSGYSQSTDTSGYGQNSYSSSYGQTQSTGYSTQSTPQAYGTSSGYGGSQSSQTSYGQPSSYPSYSQPPAASSSTGSYGSGSQSSSYGQPPSSGYGQQSSYSSQQQSSYSQQPSYNPPQSYSQQNQYSGGGGGGGGSGSSSYGQEQSSMSGGGGGGGGYQEQSGYGGGQQDRSRGRGGYGRGGYDRGGRGGRGGRGGNLGGGERGGFNKFGGPRDQGPRHDPGEQDNSDNNTIFVQGLGENVTIESVADYFKQIGIIKTNKKTGQPMINLYTDRETGKLKGEATVSFDDPPSAKAAIDWFDGKEFSGNPIKVSFATRRADFNRGGGGGRGGRGRGGPMGRGGFGGGSGGSGGGNRGGFPSGGGGQQRAGDWKCPNPACENMNFSWRNECNQCKAPKPDGPGGPHMGKYPGGGRGGTHMGGGGGGFGEERRGGRGGFDRGGFRGGRGGDRGGFRGGRGGDRGGFGPGKMDSRGDHRQDRRERPY
- the FUS gene encoding RNA-binding protein FUS isoform X3, producing MASNDYSQTATQSYGAYPTPPGQGYSQQSSQPYGQQSYSGYSQSTDTSGYGQNSYSSSYGQTQSTGYSTQSTPQAYGTSSGYGGSQSSQTSYGQPSSYPSYSQPPAASSSTGSYGSGSQSSSYGQPPSSGYGQQSSYSSQQQSSYSQQPSYNPPQSYSQQNQYSGGGGGGGGSGSSSYGQEQSSMSGGGGGGGGYQEQSGYGGGQQDRSRGRGGYGRGGYDRGGRGGRGGRGGNLGGGERGGFNKFGGPRDQGPRHDPGEQDNSDNNTIFVQGLGENVTIESVADYFKQIGIIKTNKKTGQPMINLYTDRETGKLKGEATVSFDDPPSAKAAIDWFDGPMGRGGFGGGSGGSGGGNRGGFPSGGGGQQRAGDWKCPNPACENMNFSWRNECNQCKAPKPDGPGGPHMGKYPGGGRGGTHMGGGGGGFGEERRGGRGGFDRGGFRGGRGGDRGGFRGGRGGDRGGFGPGKMDSRGDHRQDRRERPY